One region of Catenulispora sp. MAP5-51 genomic DNA includes:
- a CDS encoding amino acid adenylation domain-containing protein, with translation MELGEIEAVVLDHASVSQAAVLVREDTPGDKRLVAYVVATDPDHSQPPTDPPTDLPTDSLTDLPSSVKASAAERLPEYMVPSAVVVLEALPLTVNGKLDRKALPAPDYAANSTGRAPTTAAEEALCSVFAEVLGLERVGVDDNFFELGGHSLLAVRLVSRIRSVFDVELTLRTVFEAPTVVDLAGRLAGAGAARVALAPWARPERIPLSYAQERLWFLEQLALSRSMYNVPIVVRVNGLDTAAMAAAFRDVLERHEMLRTVFPAWDGRPYQAVIPMPDLDWEMSTAEVAEADLPEAITQAVWQPFDLATGIPLRVRLLEAGPGDFVMVVVVHHIATDGWSMGPLARDVSVAYAARSQGSAPVWEPLPVQYADYSLWQRELLGSEDDPDSVQSRQIAYWREALAGAPEELELPRDHARPEVADHRGHTARLAVPAEVHADLAELVRSRGVTLFMVMQAALALLLSKLGAGTDIPIGSPVAGRTDEALDDLIGFFVNTLVLRTDVSGDPTFEQLLEQVREVTLSAMANQDVPFERLVEALSPTRSLARHPLFQVMLVVQNNEAGKLELPGLEASGMPAGEPAARLDLELSITETFDEAGNPAGLRGSVTAAADLADAQSAEVLADRFVRVLTAVAAEPRLRTGQVDVLGSVERRRVVEEWNGTAVEVPFASLAALFAEQVASNPDSIAVVCEDSAVTYREVDARAARLARHLAGLGVGPERVVGVCQERSVEMVVCLLAVLKAGGAYLPLDPEYPADRLGFVVQDAGAVCVLTSEALRAVLPASDDVPIVVLDELPSQPEADGSLFEDVAVLPSHPAYAIFTSGSTGRPKGVMVPQAGVVNRLQWMQGQYGLTSADRVVQKTPFGFDVSVWEFFWPLISGAGLVMARPGGHRDPGYLAGLMRREHVSVAHFVPSMLEVFLREPAAADCSGLRWVFCSGEALPGSVRDRFAEVVGAPLLNLYGPTEASVDVTASRCAYDDGPVWIGRPVWNTQVFVLDAALNPVAPGVAGELYLAGVQLARGYAGRSGLTAERFVANPFDPGTRMYRTGDVVRWGSGGLEYLGRADDQVKIRGFRIELGEIESVVSDSPLVSQAAVIAREDVPGDKRLVAYVVSADGGTPDGDLAAAVRATAAERLPEYMVPSAVVVLDALPLSVNGKLDRKALPAPDYAANSTGRAPSTVVEEVLCSVFAEVLGLERVGVDDNFFELGGHSLLAVTLLERLANRGVSASVRALFASPTPAGIAAVAGVPQVKVPPNRIPVDAQEITPDMVTLVDLSQAEIDLIVAKASGGAANIADIYPLAPLQEGMFFHHLLAQDAGTADVYIQPLVVQFDSRDRLDTMLAALQQVVDRHDIYRTAVIWEGLPEPVQVVSRRADLPVMQTVLDDGGDCDAIAQLLAAAGPSMDLDRAPLLRVVTARDLGTDQWLVLIQIHHLLQDHTSHDVLMEELAAILRGEGHLLPAARPFRDFVAHARLGVSREEHSRFFAELLGGVTEPTAPFGLLDIHGDGEDVEEVELAVDDALAGRIREQARVLGVSAATLFHVAWARVLASVSGRDDVVFGTVLFGRMNAGEGADRVPGPFMNTLPVRVEVGASSVGAAVAGMQSQLADLLVHEHAPLAVAQQASGVVAPAPLFTSILNFRHSHRNTDNGHEPSADTQVKGIRTVYARERTNYPLSVTVDDVGTGFVIGVAVTAPVGPEQVSALLHTAVDGLLDALEQAPDTSLVAVATLAGADRSQVLEAWNDTAVPVTWALVPEQFAERVAECPEAAAVVCGDIAVSYGELDARANRLGRHLRSVGVGPESVVALRMPRGVEMVVAVLGVWKAGGAYLPLDPDYPAERLEFMIADAAPACVLTADAVAGAVADQSLSSAPLEALPRSADALAYVIYTSGSTGRPKGVQITHGGLANYVVWAAGAYGASGQRSAVLHSSLAFDLTVTSVFVPLVSGSAVTVDAVGGVEGLAGVLARGGGFGVLKVVPGHLPLLGASVPASGLAAAARTMVVGGEALPGSVVRDWLAASPRSVVVNEYGPTETVVGCCVYLVGTGDEVPDSVPIGRPIANMRMYVLDGGLLPVPPGAVGKLYIAGAQMARGYGGRPGLTAGRFVADPFEASARMYRTGDLARWSAEGVLEFLGRADDQVKVRGFRIEPGEIEAVLADLEPVSQAAVIAREDSPGDKRLVAYIVPADPGQEDWDDLLTGLPAHIKASAAERLPEYMVPSAVVVLDALPLTVNGKLDRGALPAPDYGAMSTGRAPSTPLEEALASLFAEVLGLERVGADDDFFALGGHSLLATRLVGRIRSQLGVEMGIRAVFEKPTVAGLAERLAAPKETAVKKARPALRPRRGNGEF, from the coding sequence CGCGCTCGCGCCCTGGGCACGCCCGGAGCGGATCCCGCTGTCCTACGCCCAGGAGCGTCTGTGGTTCCTCGAACAGCTGGCTTTGTCGAGGTCGATGTACAACGTCCCCATCGTGGTCCGGGTGAACGGGCTGGACACGGCTGCCATGGCCGCCGCGTTCCGGGACGTGCTGGAACGCCACGAGATGCTGCGCACGGTCTTCCCGGCCTGGGACGGCCGGCCGTACCAGGCCGTCATCCCGATGCCGGACCTGGACTGGGAGATGTCGACCGCCGAGGTGGCCGAGGCGGACCTGCCCGAGGCGATCACCCAGGCGGTCTGGCAGCCGTTCGACCTCGCGACCGGGATCCCGCTGCGGGTGCGGCTCCTCGAGGCCGGACCGGGCGACTTCGTGATGGTCGTGGTGGTGCACCACATCGCGACGGACGGCTGGTCCATGGGCCCGCTGGCGCGGGACGTGTCGGTGGCGTACGCGGCACGGTCGCAGGGTTCTGCGCCAGTCTGGGAGCCGCTGCCGGTGCAATACGCGGACTACTCGCTGTGGCAGCGTGAACTGCTGGGTTCCGAGGACGATCCGGACAGCGTGCAGTCCCGCCAGATCGCGTACTGGCGCGAGGCGCTGGCCGGAGCGCCCGAGGAGCTGGAGCTGCCCCGGGACCACGCACGGCCGGAGGTTGCCGACCACCGGGGCCACACGGCTCGTCTGGCGGTGCCCGCCGAGGTCCACGCCGATCTGGCGGAGCTGGTCCGGAGCCGCGGCGTGACGCTGTTCATGGTGATGCAGGCCGCGCTGGCCCTGCTGCTTTCCAAGCTGGGTGCGGGCACTGACATCCCCATCGGTTCGCCGGTGGCCGGCCGTACCGACGAGGCCCTCGACGACCTGATCGGCTTCTTCGTCAACACCCTGGTTCTGCGTACCGACGTCTCCGGCGACCCGACCTTCGAGCAGCTGCTGGAGCAGGTCCGCGAGGTGACGCTGTCGGCGATGGCGAACCAGGACGTCCCGTTCGAGCGCCTGGTGGAGGCGCTGTCCCCGACCCGGTCGCTGGCGCGGCATCCGCTGTTCCAGGTGATGCTCGTCGTGCAGAACAACGAGGCCGGCAAGCTGGAGCTGCCGGGCCTGGAGGCCTCCGGGATGCCCGCGGGCGAGCCCGCGGCGCGCCTGGACCTGGAACTGAGCATCACCGAGACCTTCGACGAGGCCGGGAACCCGGCGGGACTGCGGGGTTCGGTGACGGCCGCGGCCGACCTGGCCGACGCGCAGAGCGCCGAGGTGCTGGCGGATCGGTTCGTGCGGGTCTTGACGGCGGTCGCCGCGGAACCGCGGCTGCGGACCGGGCAAGTCGATGTGCTCGGCTCCGTGGAGCGCCGGCGAGTTGTGGAGGAGTGGAACGGCACAGCGGTGGAGGTGCCGTTCGCGTCGCTGGCGGCGCTGTTTGCCGAGCAGGTCGCGTCGAACCCGGACTCGATCGCGGTGGTGTGTGAGGACTCTGCTGTCACCTATCGCGAGGTGGATGCTCGGGCTGCTCGTCTCGCGCGGCATCTCGCGGGTCTCGGTGTGGGGCCGGAGCGCGTGGTGGGCGTGTGCCAGGAGCGGTCGGTGGAGATGGTGGTCTGTCTGCTGGCTGTGCTGAAGGCCGGCGGTGCGTACCTGCCGTTGGACCCGGAGTATCCGGCCGACCGTCTCGGCTTCGTGGTTCAGGACGCCGGCGCGGTGTGTGTGCTGACGAGCGAAGCGCTCAGGGCTGTGCTGCCGGCCTCGGACGACGTCCCGATCGTGGTGCTGGACGAGTTGCCGTCGCAGCCAGAGGCGGATGGTTCGCTGTTCGAGGACGTCGCCGTCCTGCCTTCGCATCCGGCGTATGCGATCTTCACGTCGGGGTCGACGGGGCGCCCGAAGGGCGTGATGGTTCCGCAGGCAGGCGTGGTGAACCGCTTGCAGTGGATGCAGGGGCAGTACGGTCTGACCTCCGCGGATCGGGTGGTGCAGAAGACGCCGTTCGGGTTCGACGTGTCGGTGTGGGAGTTCTTCTGGCCCCTGATCTCGGGCGCGGGCCTGGTCATGGCTCGGCCCGGCGGTCACCGCGACCCGGGGTATCTGGCGGGTCTGATGCGCCGTGAGCACGTGTCGGTGGCGCACTTCGTGCCGTCGATGCTGGAGGTGTTCCTGCGGGAGCCGGCGGCTGCGGACTGCTCCGGACTCCGCTGGGTGTTCTGCTCCGGCGAGGCGTTGCCGGGATCGGTGCGGGACCGTTTTGCCGAAGTCGTCGGGGCGCCTTTGCTGAACTTGTACGGGCCGACCGAAGCCTCCGTTGATGTGACCGCCTCTCGGTGTGCTTATGACGACGGTCCGGTGTGGATCGGTCGGCCGGTGTGGAACACGCAGGTGTTCGTACTGGACGCGGCCCTCAACCCGGTCGCGCCGGGCGTGGCCGGTGAGCTGTATCTGGCCGGCGTGCAGCTGGCGCGCGGCTATGCCGGGCGTAGCGGGCTGACGGCGGAACGCTTCGTGGCGAACCCGTTCGACCCGGGTACCCGGATGTATCGGACCGGGGACGTGGTGCGCTGGGGTTCCGGCGGCCTGGAGTATCTGGGCCGCGCCGACGACCAGGTGAAGATCCGCGGCTTCCGGATCGAACTCGGCGAGATCGAGTCGGTCGTCTCGGATTCCCCGCTGGTGTCACAGGCTGCTGTCATCGCCCGGGAGGACGTCCCCGGCGACAAGCGCCTGGTCGCCTATGTCGTCTCCGCCGACGGTGGGACACCAGATGGCGATCTGGCCGCTGCGGTCCGCGCGACTGCTGCTGAACGGCTGCCGGAGTACATGGTTCCCTCGGCCGTCGTGGTGCTGGACGCCCTTCCGTTGTCGGTGAACGGGAAGCTGGATCGCAAGGCTCTGCCGGCGCCCGACTACGCGGCGAACTCGACTGGTCGTGCTCCGTCCACGGTGGTGGAGGAGGTCCTGTGTTCGGTCTTCGCCGAGGTGCTGGGTCTGGAGCGGGTCGGCGTCGATGACAACTTCTTCGAGCTCGGCGGGCATTCGCTGCTGGCGGTGACTCTCCTGGAGCGCCTCGCCAACCGTGGGGTCTCGGCCAGCGTCAGGGCCCTGTTCGCCTCGCCGACCCCGGCCGGGATCGCGGCCGTGGCCGGTGTGCCGCAAGTGAAGGTGCCGCCGAACCGGATCCCGGTGGACGCGCAAGAGATCACCCCGGACATGGTCACGCTCGTCGACCTGTCGCAGGCCGAGATCGATCTGATCGTCGCGAAGGCATCCGGCGGCGCGGCGAACATCGCCGACATCTATCCGCTGGCCCCGCTTCAGGAAGGCATGTTCTTCCACCACCTGCTCGCCCAGGACGCCGGCACCGCGGACGTGTACATCCAGCCGCTGGTGGTCCAGTTCGACTCCCGCGATCGCCTGGACACGATGCTGGCGGCGCTCCAGCAGGTGGTGGACCGTCACGACATCTACCGCACCGCCGTCATCTGGGAAGGCCTGCCCGAACCGGTCCAGGTCGTCAGCCGACGCGCGGACCTGCCGGTCATGCAGACCGTTCTCGATGACGGCGGGGACTGCGACGCGATCGCCCAGCTGCTCGCGGCGGCCGGGCCGAGCATGGACCTGGACCGGGCTCCGTTGCTGCGGGTGGTCACCGCTCGCGATCTGGGGACCGACCAGTGGCTCGTGCTGATCCAGATCCACCATCTCCTGCAAGACCACACCAGCCACGACGTCCTGATGGAGGAGCTCGCGGCGATCCTGCGCGGCGAGGGTCATCTGCTGCCCGCGGCACGGCCGTTCCGGGACTTCGTGGCGCACGCCCGGCTCGGCGTCTCCCGCGAGGAGCACAGCCGGTTCTTCGCGGAACTGCTCGGCGGCGTGACGGAGCCGACCGCACCGTTCGGCCTGCTGGACATCCACGGCGACGGCGAGGACGTCGAAGAGGTCGAACTCGCTGTCGACGACGCGCTCGCCGGCCGGATCCGGGAGCAGGCCCGGGTCCTCGGGGTGTCGGCGGCGACGCTGTTCCACGTGGCGTGGGCCCGGGTTCTGGCGTCCGTGTCCGGGCGGGACGACGTGGTGTTCGGCACCGTGCTGTTCGGCCGGATGAACGCCGGCGAAGGCGCGGACCGCGTCCCCGGACCGTTCATGAACACGCTGCCGGTGCGGGTCGAGGTCGGCGCGTCGAGCGTCGGGGCAGCGGTCGCCGGGATGCAGTCGCAGCTTGCTGATCTGCTCGTCCACGAGCACGCGCCGTTGGCGGTCGCGCAGCAGGCCAGTGGTGTGGTCGCGCCGGCTCCGCTGTTCACCTCGATCCTGAACTTCCGCCACAGCCACCGCAACACCGACAACGGCCACGAGCCGAGCGCGGACACCCAGGTCAAGGGCATCCGCACCGTCTACGCGCGGGAGCGCACCAACTACCCGCTGAGCGTGACGGTCGACGACGTCGGCACCGGGTTCGTCATCGGCGTGGCCGTCACGGCGCCGGTCGGCCCCGAGCAGGTCTCGGCGCTGCTGCACACCGCGGTGGATGGTCTGCTCGACGCGCTGGAACAGGCTCCTGACACGTCCCTCGTCGCCGTCGCGACCCTCGCCGGCGCCGATCGCTCCCAGGTGTTGGAGGCCTGGAACGACACGGCGGTCCCGGTGACGTGGGCCCTGGTGCCCGAGCAGTTCGCCGAGCGGGTAGCCGAGTGTCCCGAGGCTGCGGCCGTGGTGTGTGGGGATATCGCAGTCAGCTATGGCGAACTCGACGCCCGCGCGAACCGCCTCGGCCGTCATCTGCGCAGTGTCGGCGTCGGACCGGAGTCGGTCGTGGCGCTGCGGATGCCGCGCGGCGTCGAGATGGTGGTGGCGGTTCTGGGCGTTTGGAAGGCGGGGGGCGCCTATCTCCCGCTGGATCCGGACTATCCGGCCGAGCGCCTGGAATTCATGATCGCCGATGCTGCTCCGGCCTGCGTCCTGACGGCTGATGCCGTCGCCGGCGCGGTGGCGGATCAGAGTCTGTCCTCGGCTCCGTTGGAGGCTTTGCCGCGGTCCGCTGATGCTTTGGCCTATGTGATCTACACGTCGGGGTCGACGGGCCGGCCGAAGGGCGTACAGATCACGCACGGCGGTCTGGCGAACTACGTGGTGTGGGCCGCGGGCGCGTACGGCGCGTCGGGGCAGCGCTCCGCGGTACTGCATTCCTCGTTGGCCTTCGACCTGACGGTGACGAGCGTGTTCGTGCCGTTGGTGTCGGGCTCGGCGGTGACCGTGGACGCCGTCGGCGGGGTGGAGGGCCTGGCCGGAGTGCTGGCCCGCGGCGGCGGATTCGGTGTCCTGAAGGTGGTTCCGGGACACCTGCCGCTGCTGGGCGCTTCGGTTCCGGCCTCGGGACTGGCGGCGGCGGCGCGAACCATGGTGGTCGGCGGCGAGGCGCTGCCGGGCTCGGTGGTGCGTGATTGGCTGGCGGCCTCGCCGCGGTCGGTGGTGGTCAACGAGTACGGGCCGACGGAGACCGTGGTCGGCTGTTGCGTGTACTTGGTCGGCACCGGCGACGAGGTGCCGGACTCGGTGCCGATCGGCCGTCCGATCGCGAACATGCGCATGTACGTGCTCGATGGCGGGTTGCTCCCGGTACCGCCGGGCGCGGTCGGGAAGCTCTACATCGCCGGTGCGCAGATGGCCCGCGGCTACGGAGGCCGTCCCGGACTGACCGCCGGCCGCTTCGTGGCAGACCCCTTCGAGGCCTCGGCGCGGATGTATCGGACCGGTGACCTGGCGCGATGGTCGGCCGAAGGGGTGCTGGAGTTCCTGGGCCGGGCCGACGACCAGGTGAAGGTCCGCGGATTCCGGATCGAGCCGGGGGAGATCGAGGCGGTTCTGGCCGACCTGGAGCCGGTGTCGCAGGCCGCTGTCATCGCCCGCGAGGACAGCCCCGGGGACAAGCGCCTGGTCGCCTACATCGTCCCGGCCGACCCGGGCCAGGAGGACTGGGATGATCTCCTCACCGGTCTGCCGGCCCACATCAAGGCCTCGGCGGCCGAGCGGCTGCCCGAGTACATGGTCCCGTCGGCGGTGGTCGTCCTGGACGCCCTCCCGCTCACCGTGAACGGGAAGCTCGATCGCGGAGCCCTGCCGGCACCCGACTACGGCGCGATGTCGACCGGGCGTGCCCCGTCCACTCCGTTGGAAGAGGCTTTGGCCTCGCTGTTCGCCGAAGTGCTCGGACTGGAGCGGGTCGGCGCCGACGACGACTTCTTCGCCCTCGGCGGGCACTCGCTCCTGGCGACCAGGCTGGTCGGCCGGATCCGCTCGCAGCTGGGCGTCGAGATGGGGATCCGGGCGGTGTTCGAGAAGCCGACCGTGGCCGGCCTGGCAGAGCGGCTGGCCGCGCCGAAGGAGACCGCGGTGAAGAAGGCCAGGCCGGCGCTGCGTCCGCGCCGTGGGAATGGAGAATTCTGA